Proteins from one Nitrospinaceae bacterium genomic window:
- a CDS encoding response regulator, which yields MADILIVAQEEILCDLLELTLTQLGHSVEITDSGHEAFNRIRNAMFDALIIDNSMSDMTMLDFLKTPRGGGSTRAKVMALSDEWTPEMIVDCRKAGASDLLSKPFNLPDLLIRIEKLFETR from the coding sequence TTGGCCGATATATTAATCGTCGCGCAGGAAGAGATTTTGTGCGATTTGCTTGAACTCACCTTAACCCAGCTGGGTCACAGCGTGGAAATAACGGATAGCGGGCATGAGGCATTTAACCGCATCCGCAACGCGATGTTCGACGCATTGATTATTGACAATTCCATGTCCGATATGACGATGCTGGATTTTTTAAAAACCCCCAGGGGGGGAGGGAGCACCCGCGCAAAGGTCATGGCACTCAGCGATGAGTGGACGCCGGAGATGATAGTTGATTGCAGAAAAGCCGGGGCAAGCGATTTATTATCGAAACCGTTTAATCTCCCCGATCTCCTGATTCGAATCGAAAAACTCTTCGAAACCAGATAA